One window from the genome of Fulvivirga lutea encodes:
- a CDS encoding S8 family serine peptidase, whose amino-acid sequence MRGLIVTLFAILISLQNIIAQNTSDGNSATNDWFLLDSKHDKVEGTSTEKAYNSILKNKKSTTVLVAVIDSGVDIYHEDLADIIWVNEDEIPGNGIDDDDNGYVDDINGWNFLGGEKGNVHFETYEYARIYQLLDKKYGIDSISSDTINNSEYLLYKEVKDLYNKEYAEAVENLDYFKQLDYNYNVYSSLLKRKLNQDTLALENILALADEDSSVYNAKRFMKIVNQYYGSVDNIFAEAVELYEEQLKNLDLDADYRSVVGDDLTNLTEVGYGNNDVLGPDPSHGTHVSGIIGAIRTNDIGIKGIADNVRIMPIRAVPDGDERDKDVANAIFYAVDNGAQIINMSFGKQYSLNKHLVDSAALYAEKNGVLIVHGAGNEETSIDSVTHYPSRILTNGDEITTWIEVGASASKTNKDFASDFSNYGKKGVDLFAPGVGIYSTTPDNTYEEFDGTSMAAPMVTGVAALLKSYYPELTPKELKEIILASVVSHGKRKVYLPGTSELISFSELSNTGGVVNTYEAVKMAEEYVSDKTKIDILK is encoded by the coding sequence ATGAGGGGATTGATCGTCACTTTATTTGCGATTCTGATTTCATTACAAAATATAATTGCACAAAACACCTCTGATGGTAATTCTGCAACTAATGATTGGTTTCTGTTAGACTCCAAACACGATAAGGTAGAAGGCACAAGTACAGAAAAAGCCTATAATTCCATATTAAAGAATAAAAAATCCACAACGGTACTGGTAGCGGTCATAGACTCAGGTGTAGACATCTATCATGAAGATTTGGCCGACATTATTTGGGTAAATGAAGATGAAATTCCGGGCAATGGTATTGATGATGATGATAATGGCTATGTGGATGATATAAATGGCTGGAATTTTTTAGGCGGAGAGAAAGGAAATGTACATTTCGAGACCTACGAGTATGCACGGATCTATCAATTGTTGGATAAGAAATATGGTATTGATTCAATTAGCTCAGATACTATCAATAACTCTGAGTATTTGCTTTATAAAGAGGTAAAAGACTTATATAATAAAGAATATGCCGAGGCAGTTGAAAATTTGGATTACTTCAAACAACTGGATTACAATTACAATGTTTATTCATCACTTCTCAAAAGAAAGCTGAATCAAGATACACTGGCATTGGAAAATATTCTTGCGCTGGCAGATGAAGATTCATCGGTTTATAATGCCAAGCGATTCATGAAAATCGTGAACCAATATTATGGTTCTGTTGATAACATTTTTGCTGAAGCTGTTGAACTGTATGAAGAACAACTCAAGAACTTAGATCTTGATGCAGATTACCGCTCTGTTGTGGGGGATGATCTCACTAACCTTACCGAGGTTGGCTATGGTAATAATGATGTCTTAGGGCCAGACCCCTCTCATGGAACTCATGTTTCAGGGATCATTGGCGCAATCAGAACAAATGATATTGGCATCAAAGGCATTGCCGACAATGTTCGAATAATGCCCATTCGTGCTGTGCCAGACGGTGATGAGCGAGATAAAGACGTAGCCAATGCTATCTTCTATGCGGTTGATAATGGCGCACAGATAATTAATATGAGTTTTGGCAAACAATATTCGCTCAATAAACATTTGGTGGACAGTGCAGCGCTGTATGCCGAAAAAAATGGAGTTCTCATTGTGCATGGCGCTGGTAATGAAGAAACAAGCATTGATTCAGTAACACATTACCCCTCTCGTATTCTTACCAATGGAGATGAAATAACTACATGGATTGAAGTAGGAGCCTCGGCATCAAAAACCAACAAAGATTTTGCGAGTGATTTTTCTAACTATGGTAAAAAAGGGGTTGACTTGTTTGCTCCCGGAGTAGGCATCTACAGTACTACTCCTGATAATACGTATGAAGAATTTGACGGAACGAGTATGGCAGCTCCAATGGTGACAGGTGTGGCAGCATTACTTAAATCCTACTATCCGGAACTGACACCAAAAGAGCTAAAAGAAATTATTTTAGCTTCTGTGGTGAGCCATGGTAAAAGAAAAGTTTATTTACCAGGCACATCTGAGTTAATATCCTTTTCTGAGTTATCAAATACCGGAGGCGTTGTTAATACATATGAGGCAGTAAAGATGGCCGAAGAATATGTAAGTGATAAGACAAAAATTGATATTTTGAAGTAG
- the egtB gene encoding ergothioneine biosynthesis protein EgtB: MIADKIHISERFLAVRSQTEKICEPLKIEDYVVQPIVDVSPPKWHLGHTTWFFETFVLKPNHKGYQEFDSNYNYLFNSYYESAGARVIRTDRGNITRPGVEEVMQYRAYVNEHMREFLNTNYDERLESLIELGLQHEQQHQELLIYDIKYILGKNPLFPAYSNNPRAESSDKTPLEWLEIKEGIYEIGYNDAGFSFDNEHGYHKTYLNDFAIANRLVTNREYLEFMEAGGYENFRHWLSEAWEWVKENEIEAPEHWHRVDGQWHHYNLNGGLTAINMDAPVTHISFFEADAFAKWKGLRLPTEQEWEVACLNFGLIDSNSNFSESGQYEPVPSQNNNQLNGDCWEWTASAYRPYPYYKAPEGAVGEYNGKFMVNQMVLRGGSCATPRDHIRPTYRNFFHPHLRWMFSGIRLAKDI; this comes from the coding sequence ATGATTGCAGATAAAATACATATATCGGAGCGGTTTCTGGCCGTTCGTTCTCAAACAGAAAAAATTTGCGAACCACTTAAAATCGAAGATTATGTGGTTCAACCCATCGTGGATGTTAGTCCTCCGAAGTGGCATTTAGGTCATACTACCTGGTTTTTCGAAACGTTCGTTTTAAAGCCAAATCATAAAGGTTATCAGGAGTTTGATTCCAATTATAACTACTTGTTTAATAGTTATTATGAATCTGCCGGTGCCCGTGTTATTCGCACCGATAGGGGTAATATCACCAGACCTGGAGTTGAAGAGGTGATGCAGTATCGTGCTTATGTAAACGAGCACATGCGCGAGTTTCTAAACACGAACTATGATGAGAGGTTAGAAAGCTTAATTGAATTAGGGCTACAACACGAGCAACAGCATCAGGAACTATTGATATATGATATCAAATATATTTTAGGTAAGAATCCTCTTTTCCCGGCTTATTCAAACAATCCAAGGGCAGAGTCATCTGACAAAACTCCATTAGAATGGTTAGAAATAAAAGAAGGAATTTATGAGATAGGGTATAATGACGCAGGATTTAGCTTCGATAATGAGCACGGTTATCATAAAACCTATTTGAATGACTTTGCTATTGCTAACAGGTTGGTGACAAACAGAGAATATCTTGAGTTTATGGAAGCTGGTGGATACGAAAATTTTAGACATTGGCTTTCTGAGGCTTGGGAATGGGTGAAAGAAAATGAAATTGAAGCCCCTGAGCACTGGCATAGAGTAGACGGGCAATGGCATCATTATAATCTTAATGGCGGCTTAACAGCCATTAATATGGATGCACCGGTAACGCATATCAGTTTTTTTGAAGCCGATGCCTTTGCAAAATGGAAGGGATTAAGATTGCCTACTGAGCAAGAATGGGAAGTAGCGTGCCTCAACTTTGGGTTGATAGATTCAAATTCAAATTTTAGTGAGAGTGGACAATATGAGCCTGTACCATCACAAAACAATAATCAGTTGAATGGTGATTGTTGGGAGTGGACGGCCAGTGCTTACCGACCTTACCCATACTACAAAGCCCCGGAAGGAGCGGTTGGCGAGTACAACGGTAAATTTATGGTTAACCAAATGGTGCTGAGAGGTGGGTCGTGCGCAACGCCTAGAGATCATATAAGGCCAACCTATAGAAACTTTTTTCACCCACATTTACGATGGATGTTCTCGGGCATTCGATTAGCAAAAGATATATGA